From the Streptococcus halotolerans genome, the window TGCTAGAAAATTAACACCCTTAAATAAAAAAGAAGAGGATATTATCCTCAAGCATATGTGGGGAGCCACTATCGCCTTTCCGCGTTATAAGGAATCTTATATTGTGACTATGGTTGATAAATACTGGGCTATTAAAGAAGCGACTATCCCTATGCGCCGTACTTTTGGAAAGCCTATCCGTTATAGCCGTAAATTTTTGGGCAGTCACAATCGTTAATTAGAAAAGGAAGTTTTAGTTATGAATGATAATCTCATTTACACAGAATCGCAGAGTGGCTTATCAGCCTTCTTTACGAAAATTTATAGTCTTGTTGGTATTGGTATTGGGCTTTCAGCCTTTGTTTCTTGGTTGATGCTTTACCCATTTAAAGCTAACCTTGTCACGATTATAACTCAGTACTCTTGGGTTTACTATGGTGCTTTCTTTGCAGAGTTAGCTTTGGTTTTCTTGGCCTCAAATGCAGCCCGTAAAAATACACCAGCTGCCTTACCCCTCTTTTTAACCTATTCAGCCTTGAACGGCTTTACGCTCAGTTTTATTATTGTTCAATACGTTCAAACAACAGTTCTTCAAGCCTTTGTAAGTTCTGCTCTTGTTTTCTTTATTATGGCAGCCATCGGGGCAACGATTAAAAAAGACCTGTCAGGCATGGCAAAGGCCCTTGTAGCAGCCTTAATTGGTATTATTATTGCCAGTCTGGTTAACCTGTTCATTGGTAGTGGGACGATGAGTTTCTTGATCAGTATTGTTTCTGTTTTGATTTTCTCCGGTTTGATTGCTTACGATAATCAAATGATTAAGCGCGTTTACCAGCAAACAGGCGGTGATGTTCAAAATGGGTGGGCTATCTCAATGGCGCTTAGCCTATATTTGGACTTCATTAACTTGTTCCTAAATCTTTTGCGTATCTTTGGTCGTAACGACTAATACATTTTTCAGAATATAGATGTCCCTCTAAATGGTAGCAAAATTGAAACTGAAGCTGTCAGTGTGACTAAAACAAACTCTTAGCAAGGTCGATTTAGTGACCTTGCTAAGAGTTTTTCTTTTTTAAAGATGATAAAACAGGCTAAAGATCACTGTCTTCACCTTGTTGGATTTTATTCACTATAACTGATTCAGTTCATGGGCTAGTAAGATAGTTTGTTGCCCATTATTATCCACGATATAGAGCTTTTTAGGAAAAAAAGGATCAAAGAGATACTTGTAATCAAAAGCAATCATCAGCCTTCTTTTGGCATCATGGTATTCATAGGTCATGCCTTTGTTAGATTTTTTAAGTTTAAAGGTGAGAACACTATCTAAAGGAACAACTGATTTTAAATAGTTGTCCAAAATATCCCATAAGGTATCAATCAATTCGCTGGGTAAACTGGTGGCAACACCGAAGCTCGCGTAACGAGCGTTTGTTTTTTCAAAGGCCATTTGGTATCCTTTCTAAGCAGTTGGATTTGTTTGATCGTGGTCTAAAAGCAAAAGCGAAGGAGCTGAAGACCATACTCCAGCTCCTAAGGACAACTTTAACGCTTCTTCAGCTCAAGATAGCGTTTGTACCAGATATTAACGTAAGACTGTGAAAATGGTCCTTTATGGTTATTAATCCAATCCACTAAAATTCTAACATTCTTTTTTAGAATGAAATCAATATCAGACGAATACTGCATTTCTCGCTTATGAATTTCATATTCATCGACATCCAGAAGTTTTTTTTCTCCGTCCGCAAAGACTTTGACGTCTAAATCATAGTCGATGTATTTGAGAGCTTCCTGGTCTAGAACGTAAGGACTGGCAAGATTGCAATAATAAGAAATGCCATTATCTCGAATCATTGCAATGATATTGAACCAATACTTCTTGTGGAAATAGACAATGGCGGGTTCGCGAGTAACCCAACGACGACCATCATGCTCTGTCACAAGCGTGTGATCGTTCACACCAATAATTGCATTTTCCGTTGTTTTGAGTACCATAGTATCACGCCAAGTGCGGTGCAAACTACCATCATGTTTATAACTTTGAATTGTAATAAAGTCGCCTTCTTTTGGTAATTTCATGGCAATCATCTTTCTACAATTTCTTTGTCCTTAATAGTCTATCATAATTTTCAGAAAAAATCACTTTGAGATGGGAAGTGACTACAAATAGTCCCTTAAAGCTGACCGAATGGTATCAAAATCGTACCCTTTTCTAGCGAGCGCCTGAGTTAACCGTTGGTTTAGATCATAGCCATCATATTTTCGGCTGTATTTTCGGTATTGTTTCTCCAACTCTTGGTAGATAAGTTCTTCCTCAGTTTCCTCATCCTTTTCTAAGTCTAGCGTTTCAATGGCGAGTTTAGCTTCTTGGTAGGAAAATCCTTTGTTAGTTAGGCTTTGGCTGAGTTTGTCTTTTAGGGCTTTAAAAGCTAGTTTGCCATCATACTTGCGTAACAGTTTCTGCGCGACGCGCTCAGCAACCTCTGTAAAGTCATAATCTGACATAACGCTATCAATAGTTGTGCTAGAGATGCCTTTTTGCCTGAGTTTCTGCTTGATCACAAAACTTCCCTTATCACCACTTGATAGATTTTGCTCAACTGTTGACATTACAAACTGCTTATCATCGATCCATTTATCGGCTTTAAGATTATCAATCACTTGGGGGATGATAGCCGAATCAATCTCATGTTTATGGAGATAATCCCTAACTTCTTTTTCTGTTCTTTGTTTGAACGAAAGGAAATAAAGAGCCAGATTTTTTCCATAAGAAAATTGAGCAAACTGACGAATCTCGTCAAGTTCTTTCTCTGAAATCGTCATACCTTTACTCAACATAAAGCGAACGATTGTATCTTCAGTAATATAGAGCTTCTCTGTCTCATCAAGTTCTAACAGATAGAGACGCTTTTTCTTTTCAATTTTTGTGATTTTCATCTTTAATCTCCAAAAGCTTCTGTGATAGCAATAATTCTTAGTATATCCGAGGCAATCCTTTCTCTGCCATAATTGTCTAGGAAACTCTCAATATTTTTTTTTTCTGAATGATAGTGCATAGACCAAAAGTCTCCAAAAATATCAATGGACTTATCATTATTATAACCAACTAGTCTACAATCGATGAAGAATGGGATATCTTTTAAAATGATATCTGTCAGGCATTGCCATGAATAAAAGCATTTGTTTCTAAAAAGTGTCCTTTTTCTTCAACTAGCTTAAAAGCTTCTTCTCAATCTGAGATATGAAAAATTGGTAGTAGTGATTTATCCTAGCAGATACCATTTGATCATTTTGTTTGAGTGCTTAGCGATAAGTGTCCAAAAGATGTTCGTGTGGGTATGGTTAGGATTTAATGGATGCAGTTGTCGCAATGCTTTGTCTAAAATCGTATAGCCTGATTCAGGCTGGTCTAAAAGGATGTTTCAGCAGAACCCATCGCAGTTCTTGTTAAGAGATCGTTTTTATCTGTACTGATATAAGCAATTGCCTTAGCTCTGGATAAAAGCATTTCGTCAATGGAATCTCTTGTGTTAATTTTTTGAATCTGCTAATCAACTTTTAGCACTGGAGCTCCTGGAGGAGAGGACAAATGACAGAGGGATTGATTGCTAAGGTATCGGTGATTTTACCCATCTTTAGAGATAATCAAGGATTTTGCATGCTTTTATTATAACAAAAATGGTAAAATGGAAGCAAAAGCAAGTTGAAAGCGAGTAGCTAACATGACCGATAAAAAGAAAGATAACATAGTTGATTTTAGTAACTATCTAGCTGAAAAGGATTTTGAAGAGATTCTTAAAAAGGAGTTGGCGGACTTTTCTGACGAAGAGTTAGATGATCTTTATGACGATTTGGCGTTTGGTCAGGCGTTTGAAGAAGAATGGCAAGAAGAAGAGGCGAAAGTGTCTCGGGAGAATCTACAAATTCTAAAGGAGTTAGAGGAAAAAGAAGCTGCTGGACGGGACGCTTGGCTAGCTTCTTCACCTGTTGGTTGGATTAATCTAAGAGAGCGTCCTTACCTGTCAAACAAGATGGAATTAGCTTTGGTCTACAAACAAAATGGTCTTTATCAAAAGGCCTTGGACCATCTCCTTGAAATCAATCAAGTTGAGGAAAACGATGGCTTAGGAACACGTTATGAAATCATGGCCGTCTACGTGCTCATGTCACGCCATGAGGATTTGGAAGCATTTTATTTCAGTAATGATTATCATCAGGGAGACTTGATGATGGACATCCCTTATATGATATCGAACATTTTGGCAGGAAAAGAGGATTCTGTTAAGGATATGTTAGCTGATTGGGTAGACAGAGTGGATGGGCTATTTGAATGTTGTAACAGATCTGGTATGTCAATGGGAGATATTATGGAAGCGCGCAGTTTAGCGTACTATCAAGCTAATACTATGTCGGCAGTATATGTTTCGCTAAGTACTTTTTTGGCTATTTTGATTCCTTCGAGTCATTATATTATGGCTACTATCAAAGAGATGTTAGGAATCAATGAAGGACCTCTGATTGATGATTTAGACATTTTTAGCAGTACCCAATTAATGACCTTAACTAGTTTAGGCATTAGATATATTTCTGACATTGAAGATTGGTCAGAAGCAGAATTCTTAGGGATTCCGAAAATTGGACCGGCAACGATTAAGAAATTGAAAGAGAAGGGAGTTGTTTTTCATCCGTGAGTGCTTTGCAAGTTAGACAACGAATCCCATTGAAAATCAAACGTATGGGTATCAATGGCGAAGGGATCGGCTTTTATAAGAAAACCTTAGTCTTTGTACGTGGAGCCTTGAAAGGCGAGGAAGTCTTTTGCCAGGTCACTTCGGTTAAACGTAATTTTGTCGAAGCAAAGATTTTGGACATCAATAAAAAGTCCAAATTCCGAGTTATTCCCCAATGTCCTATTTATGAGGCTTGTGGTGGCTGTCAAATCATGCACTTGCGCTATGATAAGCAGCTGGATTTCAAAGTAGATTTACTCAAACAAGCTCTTAAGAAATTTAAACCAGCAGGTTATGAAAACTATGAGATACGTCCGACCTTGGGTATGGATAAGCCGCAGCACTATCGCGCTAAATTGCAGTTTCAAACCCGCTCGTTTGGTGGTTCTGTCAAAGCAGGACTCTATGCAGAAGGTAGCCATCGTTTGGTTGCTTTAGAAGATTGTTTGGTTCAAGACAGGCTAACGCAAGAAATCATTAACAAAATTACTAATCTTCTAGACAAGCACAAAGTGCCCATTTACAATGAACGAAAAATCCAGGGTGTGAGGACTGTTATGGTGCGTAAGGCAGAAGCTACTGATCAGGTCCAAATCATCTTCATTGCTAGCAAGTGGGTTAATTTAACTGCCCTCATTAAAGATTTGATTGTAGTTTATCCTCAGATAAAAACAGTCGCTTTTAATCTTAATACTTCAAAATCCAGTGAGATTTACGGCCAAGACACCGAAATACTTTGGGGGCAAGATGCCATTGAAGAAGAAGTTCTCAATTATGGTTTCCAGTTATCCCCAAGAGCCTTCTATCAGCTGAATCCAGAGCAGACGGAAGTGCTTTATGGAGAAGCTGTCAAAGCGCTTGATGTGACTCCTGAAGATCATTTGATAGATGCCTACTGTGGTGTTGGAACAATTGGTTTTGCCTTTGCGGATAAGGTGAAAAGCGTGCGCGGTATGGATATTATCCCAGAAGCCATTGAAGATGCGAAAGAAAACGCACGTCGCATGGGATTTGACAACACCCACTACGAAGCAGGAAAAGCAGAAGAAATCATACCTAAATGGTATCGTGATGGCTATCGAGCTGACGCCCTTGTTGTGGACCCACCGCGGACTGGTTTAGATGAAGCTCTCCTCAAAACCATCGTCAAATATCAACCGAATAAAATGGTTTACGTCTCTTGTAACGTCTCTACCTTAGCGCGTGATTTGGTGCAGTTGACGAAAGTTTATGATGTGGCTTATATTCAAAGCGTAGATATGTTTCCGCACACAGCAAGGACAGAGGCAGTTGTTAAGTTAATTCGAAAACAATGACTCTCTTCGCTTTTAAGTTTCAAGGCTCAGGCTGAAAATGTCCACAGGATTCTTTTGCTTTTAAGTTTCAAGGCTCAGGCTTAAGGTGTCCGCAGAACTCTTTCACTCCAGCATACCGCACGGACAGAGGCAGTTGTTAAGTTAATTCGAAAACAATGACTCTCTTCGCTTTTAAGTTTCAAGGTTCAGGCTGAAAATGTCCACACCCCCCCTCTCACTCTCGCACACTGCACAGACGGAAGGAGTAGTGACATTAACTAAGCGGCAAAAATAATGGGATATGAGTGTCATTCTTGGAAGAAGGGTAGTGCTAGAAACAAGGTATTAAGTGATTTAGTATCGAGGAAGCCTTCGGCTAGAAAAGCCATAATCTCAGACAGTTTTTGTAATTCACTGTCCTTTAAGGGATAGTTACCTCTTCAGAAGCGTAATAGTTGTTGGAGCATAAGGACTTTGGTAGAAAGTGGCATATGACATTTAGTTACTTTGACTTGTCAAAAGAAAGGGTAGCAAGTCTTGCTCAATGGTTCTGTACAGAAAAATTAAAAAATGATAAACTGGTAGAAATCGGTTATTAGGTAGAAAAAACGGTTGCTATGTATGGAGAGAGTAGAGTCTTAATGGCTTAGTAGGCCATCTATTCTAGCTTTTCTCATTAAATATTTGAGAGACCAAATCTTTTGTTTTTCCACGACTAGATAGAGACGTCTTCATGGAAAGGTGCTTAATCTTTTGTTAAAATATTGCTCAATATAAGCTTGCCACAGTAAGGAGGCCCTGTGTTTACCCAAATAAATCATTACTTATCTTATCAAGGTCTTAAATACACCAAGCCAGAAAGGGCAGGAGCTGAAGCGGCTGCTATGGAGGCGTTTAAGTCTCAGGGACAAGCTGCGCGTGCTGAGATGATGTCCTTATCTAAGCTTTTAGAGGATCAACTGACAGGCCTTCGGATAGACCGTGTCAGCAATTGGGCTAATCAGGCTCAAGTAGCTCGACCACATTTTTGGACTTACTTTTTTGGTGATGATGATGCTCCAGATGATGTCGCAATGGCTATTCGTTTATATGGTGAACAGGATCATTTTGGTGTTTCGGTTGAGGTCAGTTTTATTGAACGAAAGAAATCAGACCAAACCCTGATGAAGCAAGCTAAAGTTTTGGACATTCCAATAGCATTACCACTTTACTACTTGGTTCAAGTTAATGGTAACAGTCATCGTGAAGACGGAACAGAAGCCAATAGACGCAAGTTACAAGAGTCCCTTGAAGCTGGTGATGTTAGAAAAGTCTTGGTCAAAAAAGATATTCCTATGAGGGCAGACATGTCACTAGAAGTATTATTACCACAACTAGTGGAAGCATTCCAAGAGCTTTATCCCTATTATGAAGCATGCAAAAACTGAGTCCTATTGAACTCAGTTTTTTTGATTATTGTGGAGCGATGACGTCAGCGCCGCCCATGTATGGACGAAGCACTTCAGGGATAGTTACAGAACCATCTTCGTTTTGATAGTTTTCAAGAATTGCAGCAACTGTACGTCCGACAGCAAGTCCAGAACCGTTAAGAGTGTGGAGAAGTTTTACTTTGCCATCTGCTTCATCACGGTAACGAATTTTGGCACGACGTGCTTGGAAATCTTCAGTGTTTGAACATGATGAAATTTCACGGTAGGCATTTTGTGCTGGAATCCAAACTTCTAAATCGTAGGTTTTAGCAGCTGAGAAGCCCATATCACCAGTACAGAGAGCAAGAACTCGATATGGTAAGTTGAGTTTTTTTAGGATATTTTCAGCGTTAGCAGTCATTTTTTCCAATTCATCATATGACTCTTCTGGTTTGGCAAATTTTACCATCTCAACCTTGTGGAATTGGTGCAAACGGATCAATCCACGGGTATCACGACCTGCTGAACCAGCTTCTGAACGGAATGATGGGCTCATAGCTGTGAACTTGATAGGCAATTCTTTCCCATCAATGATTTCATTGCGGTAGTAGTTAGTAAGGGGCACTTCAGCCGTAGGAATGAGGACATATGGGGTGTCTGATAGTTCGAAAGTATCTTCTTTGAATTTTGGATATTGTCCTGTACCAAACATAGAGTCATGATTAACCATGTATGGAGGAATGACTTCTTGATAGCCTTCTTTAGCATGCTCATCTAACATAAAGTTATAGAGGGCACGCTCTAAACGAGCACCTAAGTTGCGGTAGAAGAGGAAACGAGTTCCGGTAACTTTTGCCCCACGTTCCCAGTCAAGAATGCCTAAGTCTTCACCAAGGTCCCAGTGTGCTTTTGGTTCGAAGTCAAAGTCACGAGGTGTTCCCCAACGACGAACCTCAACGTTCTCTTCTTCATCAGCTCCAACGGGTACTGAATCATGTGGTGTATTTGGTAAGGTTGTTATAATGACTGTTAACTTTTCGTCAATATCGGCTAATTCACTATCAACAGCTTTAATTTCAGCGGATACTTTTTGCATAGCAGCAATTTGTTCAGAAGCGTCCTCTTTATTGCGTTTGGCTTGAGCAATTTTATCTGAAGCAAGGTTACGTCCAGCTTTTAATTCTTCTGACTTTGTTAAGAGTTGCCGACGTTTGGCATCGAGTTCTTTTAATTCAGTCAATGTTTCAGCAGCAACACCACGAGTGGCTAATTTTTCTGCAACAGCATCAAAGTCGTTGCGAATACGTTTAATATCTAACATAAATACCTCCTATTTGGTAGAAAAAACACAATCTGTTTGCCGTTGGAGCGCTAGTTTGCGCGGTTCCATCCAACTTCACAGATTGTGCACTTAATTAATATCAATAGTAATAACACGGTAGAATTTCATAAAGCAAAGAGATCTGCTCACAGCAACCGCAGACTTTCTGAACACTTGACAATATTACTTATCCGTTGGTGTTATTATACACAAAAGAGGAGTTGGTGTAAACCCAAAAACAAGGATTTCTCTTAGCTCGGTGAATTATGTTAAAATAAAGGCATGGAAAAGAGAAATTATAATGCAGGAATTGATTTTTTAAGGATTTTTGCCATGTTTATGATTGTTGTGACGCATGTTCTAGGTAAAGGAGGAGTTCGCGATTCTGTTGCTGGTACAGTGGACCTCCATTTCATACAGACATGGGTTATTCAAGCCAGTGTCTACGTTGCTGTGAATTGCTACGCTTTGATTAGCGGCTATGTTGGTTTTCGCTCCCATTTTAAGTATTCAAAAGTGGTTAATTTATGGCTTCAAGTAGCTTTTTATTCCATCGGTATCACCTTATTTTTCCTTCTCTTAGGTAAGGATATTGGAGCTAGTGATTGGTTGGGGGCTTTTTTCCCAGTCATTAGGGGGCAATATTGGTATGTTACCGCCTATTTTGGACTGATGTTGACTATGCCATTCTTAAATATTGCTCTTCCGAGGATGGGGTTGTCGGACCTAGGTAAAATGATTGCGACTGGTTTTATGGTCTTCTCATTACTGCCGGTATTACTGGATACCAGCGTTTCGGAATTTTCTTTATCTAAAGGATTTAGTATGACCTGGTTAGTTTTGCTTTATGTCGTTGGAGCTTTTTTAGCACGGATTGACTTAAAAAAATACAATAAACCTCTCATCTTGATAGGTATTTATGCTTTATCAATTGCAGCAACCCTTATTTTGAAGTATGCTGTTAGTGAGAAGTGGTACTGGTATACCTCGCCAACGATTACTTTAGGAGCGCTAGCTCTCTTTGTTCTATTTGTTAATTTGAATATCTCACCATCAAGTCCATTAGTCAAATTCATTAGGTTCTTTGCACCAGCAACCTTTGGTGTTTATTTGGTTCATCTGCATCCCTTAGTTGTTAAATTTGCCATGCGTGATTTTGCAGAAAATTTTGTGGACCAGTCTCCACTGGTCTTTCCAATGATAATATTAGGCGTTAGTTTCCTAATCTTCTTAGCCTCTATCTTAGTTGAAAAAATGAGGATTTGGCTTTTTAAAACCCTTCAAGTGGCAAGATTTTCCGCTAAAATTGATGATTGGTTGACCTTCAAAAATAAAGTCAAAAAAATATAAAATAACGTCTAAGTTAGTTAATGCGCTAGCTTAGATTTTTTTGTTAAAAACGAAGCTAACTATCTCTGAAAGTCATGCCATTTTCTTAATGCTGTTTGATGTGTCATTACGCTATACTATAATCAAATGATACCGCTGATTGACTCGCTTGGTAGAATAATAATAAGGGGTAGATTGATTATGAACGTCTGGGAATAAGACAATGTAGATCGTAAGAAGAAGCGGCTTATTAGGAAAGTTCTTGTTAGAAGCGACTGCTAACCATGGCTATCAGGCGAGTTTCTCTATAAGACATGAAGACAAGGTGAACATCATCAAAACATTGCAACTAGACTATATTTAGGGAGAACTGTGACGAATGGAGAAAGTAGAACCTGCTAGTAGGATGTCTGATAGCTTAATTGACTGTTTAGGAATTCTAAGAATTAATCAATTCCAAAGATAAAAGATTAAGCTAGTTGGCGCTTCCTAAAATGGTTCAAAAGTATGGCATGCCCCAAATGGCTATATCAGTAGCAGAAGCCTATCTAGCGTAGTTTCGCTTAAAAAAAAGGTACTTGATTAAAAGAAGAACTGGCTTATTTGTGGCTAGACTAGGTCTACCAAATGGTATGGCTAAACGATCTTCTTTATGGTGAGCTAGATTGTTAAACGTTCTGTCTAAAATGCCTTTGCGAGAGATTGGTCCATAAAAGTTCATCCTTTAGATGTTTTGAGAGTTTCATAAGCTATTTTAATGGCCTTAAAACACAGTATGGAACAAGAGATTATCTTCATTGAAGGTTTTGTAATACACGCCAGCAATAGAAAAACAAGCCTGATATCAAGCTTGTTTTAAAGTATTTAACTTATTGGCGTTTGAACTTACTAGTAATGACTTGGATTAATGTAGGTAATTTGACAACCTTATCATTACCGATTTTATCACGAGCTATCTTGAGGATTTTGCCTGAATCTTTTGATGAGAAGAGAAACTTTCCAGAATCTGTAAAAATTTCGAAGTGGCGGCTGACTTTTTGACCAGTAACATTAGCACCAATTTGTTGGATGCTAGTCCATGGGATTTGGATATAGTCTTCGACATTGCGATCGTTATAGTACTCCAAGGCGACATCGCCGATTAGAAATTTACCAACTTTTCCTCCCATACCAAGGTAAGAGACACCGGTTGTTTGTAGTAACACTTCTTTATTTTGTGATTGGGCCATGATTTCCTTTCTACTAACAGGTGTTTGAAGTCATTTGATTGATTTTGTTCCTGCTAGACTATTTTAACATAATGAAAAGAGTTTCCAAATGGAAACCCTTTTTTGATTACATGATACCTGCAAGGCGAGCGAGAACACCAAGTACGAAAAGACCAATAATCATTGTAATAGGGGATACTTTTTTCTTAAGCAACCACATACATACAAATGTAAGAATGAGTCCCATCAATCCAGGGATCAATGAATCTAATTGACCTTGCAATGAATTTGTTTTTTCAGGTGTGAGGCTAAGTCCACTCATCGCTTGACCTAGAATACCTTGAAGTTCTGCACCAGTAACATTTCCTTTAGGAAACTCGACATAAGCCCCTTTTGCTAATTTTGTAGCAGGCAAGTCTACGGTGAAGTTGATAGACACCCAACGCTCTACCAGCACGGCAAGGATGAACATACCGAGGATAGAAGCTCCTTTAGTGATGTCTTGAAGGATACCACCAGACATGTCTTTAGTGATTTCTTTACCTGATTTGTAACCAAATTCTTGTGTGTACCATAGGAAAGCCATACGGATAGCATTCCATGCTACAAAGAAGATGATTGGTCCCATGATGTTTCCTGCTTGCGCAAGCGAAGCACCGAGAGCACCAAGGATAGGACGAACAGTAAACCAGAATACAGGGTCACCGATACCAGCAAGAGGTCCCATCATACCGATTTTAACCCCTTGGATAGCGGTATCGTCGATGTCAGTACCGTTTGCTTTTTCTTCCTCAAGTGCAAGTGTCACACCAAGAATAGGAGCAGCAACATATGGGTGAGTGTTAAAGAATTCCATGTGACGCTCAAGAGCTGCAGCACGGTCTTCTTTTGTGGTATATAGCTTTTTGATGGCTGGAACGAGTGAGTAAGCCCAACCTAAGTTTTGCATACGCTCGTAGTTCCAAGATCCTTGAAGGAATTGTGAACGGAACCATACTTTTTGGCGATCTGCTTTTGATAATTTAATTTGATTTTCAGTCATTGTAGGCACTCCCTTCTTAGTAGTCTTCTAGGATATCGCCGATTGGGTCCATAGAAGCTGAACCGCCACCGTTACCTGAACCACCTTGTTTAGATAGGTTGAGGTAGATAAAGGCAATAGCAACACCGATAACACCCATAGCAATAAGGGTTAGGTCAGAAAGTGCAGCAAATGCGAAACCAAGAGCAAAGAATGGCCATACTTCGCGAGTTGCCATCATGTTGATAACCATAGCATAACCTACGGCAACAACCATGGCACCACCAACTTGCATACCACCACTTAACCATTCAGGCATCAATTCAAGGACACCACGAACAGATGAAGCAGGAACAGCAAGTAATAGTGCAGCAGGAACAGCAATTCGAAGACCTTGAAGAAGAAGGGCGATGAAGTGAGTACGTTCAAGTGCAGCGATGTTTCCTTCAGCAGCAGCTTTATCAGCAGCGTGTACTAAACCAACTGAGATAGTACGGACAATCATTGTAAGGAAAAGTCCAGCAACGGCAAGTGGAATCGCAGTTGAGTAGGCAAAAGTGATTCCTTTTTGCGTAAAGTCTCCACCTTTTACCATGATGATAGCAGCAGCAACAGAGGCTAGAGCAGCGTCTGGTGCCACAGCAGCACCAATATTAGCCCAACCAAGAGCAACCATTTG encodes:
- a CDS encoding PTS mannose/fructose/sorbose transporter subunit IIC: MSDISIISAILVVVVAFLAGLEGILDQFQFHQPLVACTLIGLVTGNLTAGIMLGGTLQMVALGWANIGAAVAPDAALASVAAAIIMVKGGDFTQKGITFAYSTAIPLAVAGLFLTMIVRTISVGLVHAADKAAAEGNIAALERTHFIALLLQGLRIAVPAALLLAVPASSVRGVLELMPEWLSGGMQVGGAMVVAVGYAMVINMMATREVWPFFALGFAFAALSDLTLIAMGVIGVAIAFIYLNLSKQGGSGNGGGSASMDPIGDILEDY